A region from the Deinococcus sp. QL22 genome encodes:
- a CDS encoding bifunctional diguanylate cyclase/phosphodiesterase, giving the protein MGAGRTLGILVLRGYSTRAPNPDERIQLEAAAQLAALVIERYDAQAALKHQALCDALTGLPNRTLFEQELERVLHDAHATGQVIAVGLMDLDRFKLVNDTLGHSVGDALLQQVALRLRGVLGSQTHLARMGGDEFLFWLNAPAPAGSDTELMPETGFIYVAAERLMDAFRQPFALAGREVFVRPSSGFSVFPEAGAVVEQLVQQADTAMYQAKLRGGGYALYALEGYERMTAMTMESALHLALERGEFVLHYQPQWKASSRRLWGAEALLRWQHPELGLVSPDAFIPLAEVTDLIVPIEEWVLRLACEQAAAWGQVMPGLRVGVNLSACQFQQSDLIETVTWALQASGLSPDRLELELTESMLMQVVEAQDTLQRLKDLGVQVAVDDFGTSYSNLAYLKHYPIDVLKIDRSFTAGVAGSHPSTKQDKALVEAVIQLAHALELEVTVEGVETGEQVEFVRQRGCEYVQGYWTGRPKRPRDLRSC; this is encoded by the coding sequence GTGGGCGCGGGCAGGACACTGGGCATCTTGGTACTGCGCGGCTACAGCACCCGTGCGCCCAATCCCGATGAACGCATTCAGCTGGAAGCGGCGGCTCAACTCGCGGCCCTCGTGATCGAGCGCTACGACGCTCAGGCCGCGCTGAAACATCAGGCCCTCTGCGACGCGCTGACGGGTCTGCCCAACCGTACCCTCTTTGAACAAGAGCTGGAGCGTGTGCTGCACGACGCCCACGCCACCGGGCAAGTCATCGCGGTAGGCTTGATGGATCTAGACCGCTTTAAGCTGGTCAACGACACGCTGGGCCACAGCGTCGGGGACGCCCTGCTGCAACAGGTGGCCCTGCGGTTGCGCGGCGTGCTGGGCAGCCAGACCCACTTGGCCCGCATGGGCGGCGACGAATTCCTGTTTTGGCTGAACGCGCCCGCGCCAGCAGGTTCAGACACAGAGCTTATGCCAGAGACAGGGTTTATCTACGTGGCTGCCGAGCGCCTGATGGACGCCTTCCGGCAACCGTTTGCGTTGGCGGGCCGCGAGGTCTTCGTTCGGCCCAGCAGCGGCTTCAGCGTGTTTCCGGAGGCGGGAGCAGTGGTAGAACAGTTGGTGCAGCAGGCCGACACCGCCATGTATCAGGCCAAGCTGCGGGGCGGCGGCTACGCGCTGTACGCCCTAGAGGGCTACGAACGCATGACCGCCATGACCATGGAGAGTGCGCTTCACCTTGCCCTGGAGCGCGGCGAATTCGTGCTGCACTACCAACCGCAGTGGAAGGCGAGCAGCAGGCGGCTGTGGGGGGCAGAAGCCCTGCTGCGCTGGCAACATCCCGAACTCGGCCTCGTGTCACCCGACGCGTTTATTCCGCTGGCCGAGGTCACGGACCTGATCGTGCCCATCGAGGAATGGGTGCTGCGCCTGGCCTGCGAGCAAGCCGCCGCATGGGGTCAGGTTATGCCCGGCCTGCGTGTGGGCGTGAACCTGTCGGCCTGCCAGTTCCAGCAGTCTGACCTGATCGAAACGGTGACGTGGGCGCTACAGGCATCCGGCCTCTCCCCCGACCGCCTGGAACTGGAACTGACCGAGAGCATGCTGATGCAGGTCGTGGAGGCCCAAGACACCTTGCAGCGCCTCAAAGACCTGGGGGTGCAGGTGGCTGTGGACGACTTTGGAACCAGTTACTCCAATCTGGCTTACCTCAAGCACTACCCCATCGACGTGCTGAAAATTGACCGATCTTTTACAGCGGGTGTGGCGGGTTCGCATCCTTCGACCAAGCAGGATAAGGCGCTGGTAGAGGCTGTGATTCAGCTGGCACACGCACTGGAACTGGAAGTGACAGTGGAGGGCGTGGAGACGGGCGAACAGGTGGAATTCGTGCGCCAGCGCGGGTGCGAGTATGTGCAGGGCTACTGGACGGGCCGCCCCAAACGGCCGAGGGATTTGAGAAGCTGTTGA
- a CDS encoding prepilin-type N-terminal cleavage/methylation domain-containing protein yields MLSDSQRMNGFTLLELLVLLAMLGILLGISAVASAQWRSTTQLNNFLAELAYDINVTRTSTLSTGQIRRVRLVNTRQYVIEQLGPTNTWVSLKTQTAFKDLLLLSAASAVNFEFSTRGSVEARTQTDQITTNTGIKASIAGQPRQINVTALGIARRE; encoded by the coding sequence ATGCTATCGGATTCGCAGCGGATGAACGGCTTTACGCTGTTAGAACTCTTGGTGTTGCTGGCAATGTTGGGCATATTATTGGGGATCTCGGCTGTGGCTTCCGCCCAGTGGCGCTCCACTACCCAGCTCAATAATTTCCTTGCCGAACTGGCCTACGACATCAATGTCACCCGCACCAGTACGCTTTCCACAGGCCAAATTCGGCGCGTGCGGTTGGTCAACACTCGGCAATATGTAATTGAACAGCTTGGGCCGACCAACACTTGGGTCTCTCTCAAAACACAAACGGCTTTTAAAGACCTGTTGTTGTTGAGCGCAGCGTCGGCTGTCAATTTCGAGTTCAGTACCCGTGGTTCAGTTGAGGCCAGGACGCAAACCGATCAAATCACCACCAATACAGGCATCAAAGCCAGCATTGCTGGGCAACCCCGTCAAATCAATGTTACGGCGTTGGGGATCGCGAGGAGAGAATGA
- a CDS encoding prepilin-type N-terminal cleavage/methylation domain-containing protein, which translates to MRQQAGFSLIEVLVALVVTMVTVTSVSSLMLSSIRADSQSRSRTSVNTVVESWLDRYRSNQEPYTAAGTVCTGDSVRFSCTYPKGHDYATDGIYSHSVNATELKTRLGNYKTTITGEMLQNGANVDLWRLKVRVEDETRKQAVEANTHVIW; encoded by the coding sequence ATGAGACAACAAGCTGGATTTTCACTTATCGAAGTTCTTGTCGCGCTGGTCGTGACGATGGTCACGGTCACGTCGGTCAGTTCATTGATGCTTTCTAGCATCAGGGCCGACAGTCAGTCCCGCTCCCGAACCTCTGTCAATACGGTGGTCGAAAGTTGGCTTGACCGCTACCGCTCCAACCAGGAGCCGTATACCGCTGCGGGGACGGTCTGCACCGGAGATTCTGTCCGCTTCAGCTGTACCTATCCCAAAGGCCATGATTACGCCACCGACGGGATTTATTCCCACAGTGTGAATGCCACCGAGCTAAAAACTCGGTTGGGCAACTACAAGACCACCATCACGGGTGAAATGCTGCAAAACGGGGCCAATGTAGATCTCTGGCGTTTGAAAGTACGTGTCGAAGATGAAACCCGTAAGCAGGCTGTGGAGGCAAACACCCATGTTATCTGGTAA
- a CDS encoding PilW family protein produces MRPSRDQGFTIIELLVASSISLVVFGILLNMFLSTTQVQAKSQLQLSVDESMRASIELMGMDLREATATRVIDAASATVLNLGPFVATSNQLSVVSSDPDSTFPISQPLGYPNNKSLPNSAETDISPSATTKLCKKVFGGGDYFIVTNGNDPYVYFMQAHATNPCPSAAKVLHPKQQLRKPNGDPFQWSPTAQLSKVIIMRYYIGQADGASALMRQQAGDTPQVVAYDITGLTVAYSADGATFAPTASGLKAVRITLTGQRERGKLSSTVTLSSTVYMRDLVVPSRVAGSAGL; encoded by the coding sequence GTGCGTCCGTCTCGCGACCAAGGCTTCACGATTATCGAACTCCTCGTCGCCAGCAGCATTTCCCTGGTCGTCTTCGGAATTTTGCTCAATATGTTCCTCAGCACCACGCAGGTACAGGCCAAAAGCCAACTTCAACTCTCGGTGGATGAAAGCATGCGTGCGTCCATCGAGCTGATGGGTATGGACTTGCGAGAAGCCACAGCCACACGCGTGATCGACGCGGCCTCGGCCACCGTGCTCAACCTCGGCCCGTTCGTAGCCACCAGCAATCAGTTGTCTGTGGTGAGTTCTGACCCCGACTCGACCTTCCCAATTTCCCAGCCTCTTGGTTACCCAAACAACAAGTCTTTGCCCAACAGCGCCGAAACGGATATTTCTCCCAGCGCGACAACCAAGCTCTGTAAAAAAGTCTTTGGCGGCGGCGACTATTTCATCGTCACCAACGGCAACGACCCATACGTCTACTTTATGCAGGCGCACGCCACCAATCCCTGTCCCAGCGCAGCCAAGGTGCTGCACCCCAAACAACAACTGCGTAAACCCAACGGCGACCCATTTCAGTGGAGCCCCACGGCACAGCTGTCGAAGGTGATCATCATGCGCTACTACATCGGGCAAGCGGACGGAGCCAGCGCCCTGATGCGCCAGCAAGCCGGAGACACGCCGCAGGTAGTGGCCTACGATATTACCGGCCTGACGGTGGCCTATTCCGCAGACGGCGCGACCTTCGCCCCTACTGCATCCGGCCTAAAGGCCGTGCGAATCACCCTGACCGGCCAGCGGGAACGCGGCAAGCTCAGCTCCACGGTCACGCTTTCCAGCACGGTCTACATGCGCGACCTCGTGGTTCCGTCCAGAGTCGCCGGGAGCGCCGGGCTATGA
- a CDS encoding DUF4900 domain-containing protein: MSGQRTLPQQGYILVTALVFMAILMLLGTLMITGSVSGIQQAGGFSGLVRTRAAAEAGQASSAFDLRESIITDLNTILKPYADSFAASKFDAKVTPIVADFQYKSVEISLNSLPTVVKSGSLEGVTYTSKVVFANFRADQEYTAIGQTYYVDYKVESIGKQNKFTRRTATNGTLAIQMGRKYLNQFLLLADDGGSEERNYFTTDMNYDGPVHVNKNWMFTGQPRFSLGATTAAREVKMTDCKGKSFLVSTQSLPPCTTPDWGNRSLQYGQSSIELPTNSASQKAISLGPNFKGTVSTIKDVCDALGVKDNDCKSAVPTGVYLPPAGGLYIQGNAEIIMSKTAAEQVYTVKQGTTVTTITVNYVTKRTKIVSGTTTTERDGVPNGQLYVEGEITSLKGPERTGALPSSLPATAVPSQVVPALHPLSQLNIAATSNIVLTGDLTYTDDPRQVVGAKNVLGLIAGTGSVLIGNDARNAPSDIYIHAAILAGAANKGFGVMDVRRAPAQGSIHLLGSVAASKEPPRGVFSFQSDGLPKLIGGYGDDFSFDQRFLNGGTVPPNFPATSRFEAKTALPTQTDWTED; encoded by the coding sequence ATGAGCGGGCAGCGGACACTCCCCCAGCAAGGGTACATTCTGGTCACCGCGTTGGTCTTTATGGCGATTCTGATGCTGCTGGGCACACTGATGATCACGGGCAGCGTTTCCGGCATTCAGCAGGCGGGGGGATTTTCAGGATTGGTGCGAACCCGCGCGGCGGCAGAGGCGGGCCAGGCGTCGTCGGCCTTCGATCTGCGTGAAAGCATCATTACCGACCTGAATACCATCCTCAAACCCTACGCAGACAGCTTTGCCGCCTCCAAATTCGACGCAAAAGTCACGCCTATTGTGGCCGATTTTCAGTACAAATCGGTGGAAATTAGCCTAAATAGCCTTCCCACAGTGGTTAAAAGCGGTTCACTGGAAGGCGTAACCTACACCAGCAAAGTCGTCTTTGCCAATTTCAGGGCCGACCAGGAATATACGGCGATCGGACAAACCTACTACGTCGACTACAAAGTAGAGAGTATTGGAAAGCAGAACAAATTCACCCGCCGTACCGCCACCAACGGCACGCTGGCTATTCAGATGGGCCGTAAATATTTGAATCAATTCCTGCTGCTGGCCGATGACGGAGGTTCTGAAGAAAGGAATTACTTTACGACTGATATGAACTATGACGGGCCTGTTCATGTCAACAAGAACTGGATGTTCACGGGTCAGCCTCGATTCTCGTTGGGGGCGACAACAGCGGCCAGAGAAGTCAAGATGACCGATTGCAAGGGCAAAAGCTTCTTGGTCAGCACGCAGTCTTTACCGCCCTGTACCACACCCGATTGGGGCAACCGCAGCTTGCAGTACGGCCAATCAAGCATCGAGCTTCCAACCAACAGCGCCTCGCAAAAGGCGATCTCATTGGGGCCGAACTTTAAGGGCACCGTCAGCACTATTAAGGATGTCTGCGACGCTTTGGGTGTTAAGGACAACGACTGCAAGTCGGCAGTGCCTACCGGAGTGTACTTGCCCCCCGCAGGCGGCCTCTACATTCAGGGCAACGCCGAAATCATCATGAGCAAAACCGCCGCCGAGCAGGTGTACACCGTGAAGCAGGGCACCACGGTCACGACCATCACAGTTAACTACGTCACCAAAAGAACCAAAATCGTCAGCGGCACCACCACAACGGAGCGGGATGGCGTGCCGAATGGTCAGCTGTACGTGGAAGGCGAGATTACCAGCCTGAAGGGTCCGGAACGCACGGGCGCGTTGCCCAGTAGTTTGCCTGCAACAGCGGTGCCGTCTCAAGTGGTGCCCGCCCTTCATCCCCTCTCGCAGCTGAATATCGCCGCGACCAGCAATATCGTGCTCACGGGCGACCTGACCTACACCGACGACCCACGACAGGTGGTCGGAGCCAAAAACGTGTTGGGCCTGATCGCAGGAACTGGCAGCGTCTTAATTGGCAACGATGCCCGCAACGCGCCCAGCGACATTTATATCCACGCAGCGATCCTGGCGGGCGCGGCCAACAAAGGGTTTGGAGTCATGGACGTGAGAAGAGCGCCTGCACAGGGCAGCATTCATCTGCTGGGCAGTGTTGCCGCCTCTAAAGAGCCTCCCCGTGGAGTGTTCAGTTTTCAGAGCGACGGCTTGCCCAAGTTGATCGGAGGCTACGGGGACGACTTTAGCTTCGACCAGCGCTTCCTGAACGGAGGCACTGTGCCTCCAAATTTCCCGGCCACCTCCCGCTTTGAAGCCAAGACAGCCTTGCCCACCCAGACAGATTGGACGGAAGACTAA
- a CDS encoding response regulator, with the protein MKRPLRVMLIDDNPLDRALAEEAFALLKQPCTLVTMPSGIEALHVLMAADTLLPDLVLLDINMPGMNGLAVLEKIKGHPTLKNLPVLMLTTSMADDDLRRAYALHASAYLPKAVSFEGFLTQLEGLVTFWHNAKTTTWPNTLTPENLMPQ; encoded by the coding sequence GTGAAACGGCCTTTACGGGTCATGCTCATCGATGACAATCCTCTTGACCGGGCCCTGGCAGAAGAGGCTTTTGCACTTCTGAAGCAACCCTGCACATTGGTCACCATGCCCAGTGGAATAGAAGCGCTCCATGTCTTGATGGCCGCTGACACGCTGCTGCCCGATCTGGTGCTGCTGGACATCAATATGCCTGGCATGAACGGCCTCGCGGTGTTGGAGAAGATCAAGGGACATCCAACCCTTAAAAATCTGCCGGTGTTGATGTTGACCACGTCTATGGCAGATGACGATTTGCGGCGGGCCTACGCGCTTCATGCCAGTGCCTATCTGCCCAAAGCGGTCAGTTTTGAAGGCTTCCTGACCCAGTTAGAAGGCCTAGTGACCTTCTGGCACAACGCCAAGACCACGACATGGCCCAACACACTCACCCCAGAAAACTTGATGCCTCAATAA
- a CDS encoding M28 family peptidase, whose product MHPWKRCAWLGVLMLASSALATIEDDLRTVLPFGPRVTGSAPNEQARTYFEAQFRALGYTTRREVFTYPRFDDLGSDVGVGAESLAGRALQGSTGGEVTARIVRIPGAGTPEDFKAVNVRGQVAVVQRGQISFVQKANNALAAGAAGLIVVNNEATALQGQLGERVALPALTVPSTADAALRGGQQVTLGVRVRDGEVRGVNVVAFKSGVTRPDILFGGHMDSVALAPGANDNLSGSVAVVDIARRVANTPLAARSYFVLFDGEEDGLRGSRVFVKDNPAVIGSLKAMFNFDMIGVNATPLNVTGEGRLVQLAQQAAQISGSPRQEGGSDQVPFAQAGIPTLFFHRGLDANYHQPGDTLADPRLIRATVDAALKTAEAALLNS is encoded by the coding sequence ATGCACCCTTGGAAACGCTGCGCCTGGCTGGGCGTGCTGATGCTGGCTTCCAGCGCCCTGGCAACCATTGAGGACGATCTCCGCACGGTGTTGCCGTTCGGCCCCCGAGTGACGGGCAGCGCCCCCAACGAACAGGCCCGGACATACTTTGAAGCGCAGTTTCGGGCGCTAGGCTACACGACTCGCCGCGAGGTATTTACCTATCCCCGCTTCGACGACCTCGGCTCTGATGTGGGCGTGGGCGCTGAGTCCCTGGCTGGCCGGGCGCTGCAAGGCAGTACTGGGGGAGAAGTCACGGCGCGAATCGTCCGGATTCCCGGTGCAGGCACCCCCGAGGATTTTAAGGCCGTAAACGTGCGCGGCCAGGTAGCAGTGGTGCAGCGCGGACAGATTTCTTTTGTGCAAAAAGCCAACAATGCCCTTGCAGCGGGCGCTGCAGGCCTCATTGTCGTCAACAACGAAGCCACAGCCTTGCAGGGCCAGTTGGGAGAACGGGTGGCGCTTCCGGCGCTGACGGTGCCCAGCACGGCAGACGCCGCGTTGCGGGGCGGCCAGCAGGTGACGCTAGGGGTGCGCGTGCGGGACGGCGAGGTGCGCGGCGTGAACGTGGTGGCCTTCAAATCAGGTGTGACCCGCCCCGACATCCTTTTTGGGGGGCATATGGACTCGGTGGCGCTGGCCCCCGGAGCCAACGACAACTTGTCCGGAAGCGTGGCTGTGGTCGACATTGCCCGGCGGGTGGCGAATACACCATTGGCCGCCCGCAGCTACTTTGTGCTCTTCGACGGAGAAGAAGACGGACTGCGCGGCTCGCGGGTGTTCGTCAAAGACAACCCCGCCGTGATTGGGAGCCTGAAAGCAATGTTCAACTTTGACATGATTGGTGTGAATGCCACGCCACTCAATGTGACTGGGGAGGGCCGGTTGGTGCAGTTGGCTCAGCAGGCCGCACAAATTTCAGGCTCGCCACGCCAAGAGGGCGGCAGTGATCAGGTGCCGTTTGCACAGGCAGGCATTCCGACGCTGTTTTTTCACCGGGGCCTCGACGCCAATTATCACCAGCCCGGCGATACGTTGGCCGACCCGCGACTGATCCGGGCCACCGTGGACGCGGCCCTCAAAACTGCCGAAGCCGCCCTGTTGAACAGCTAA
- a CDS encoding thiolase family protein, with amino-acid sequence MTPSLPLPPLLSDRDVVIVSAVRSPIGAIRGSLSTVRPDDLAASVIRAAVQQAGIDPAQIEEVILGCANQAGEDNRNVARMAALLAGLPESVAGLTVNRLCASGLSAINTAARAIRNGDGDVYVAGGVESMTRAPLVMPKGGQAFANGNVTVFDSTLGWRFPNPAMEALFPLEAMGETAENIVERSRAGEYSFSEITREDQDAFALESQRRTVAALHSGAFESQIVPIEVKGKKGVTVFDTDEHPRYKRDGDGFTLATDAATLAGLKPAFRKGGTVTAGNASGLNDGAAALVLMSAGKARELGITPLARWVGAASAGVDPRVMGLGPIPATRKLLSRTGVDLNQIDLIELNEAFAAQALACIRELGLDGERVNVNGGGIALGHPLGMSGARLVVALTHELQARGGRYGLATLCVGVGQGEAALIERVEANQVEA; translated from the coding sequence ATGACCCCATCCCTCCCCCTGCCTCCCCTTTTATCTGACCGTGACGTGGTCATCGTGTCTGCCGTGCGCTCGCCCATCGGGGCCATTCGCGGCAGTTTGTCTACCGTGCGGCCCGACGACCTCGCCGCCAGCGTGATCCGGGCCGCCGTGCAGCAGGCTGGAATTGACCCCGCCCAGATCGAAGAAGTGATCTTGGGCTGTGCCAATCAGGCGGGCGAAGACAACCGCAACGTGGCGAGAATGGCCGCATTGTTGGCGGGTCTGCCCGAATCGGTGGCGGGCCTGACCGTGAACAGGCTGTGTGCGTCGGGTCTGAGTGCCATCAATACAGCGGCCCGCGCCATCCGCAACGGCGACGGCGACGTGTACGTGGCAGGCGGCGTGGAAAGCATGACCCGTGCGCCCCTCGTGATGCCCAAAGGTGGGCAGGCGTTTGCCAATGGCAATGTGACCGTCTTCGATTCCACCCTCGGCTGGCGCTTTCCCAATCCGGCGATGGAAGCCCTGTTTCCGCTGGAGGCGATGGGCGAGACGGCGGAAAACATCGTGGAGCGCAGCCGCGCTGGAGAATATTCCTTCAGCGAAATCACACGGGAAGATCAGGACGCCTTCGCGCTGGAATCTCAGCGCCGCACGGTGGCCGCGCTGCACTCGGGCGCATTCGAGAGCCAGATCGTGCCGATTGAGGTGAAGGGCAAGAAAGGCGTGACGGTGTTCGATACCGACGAGCATCCCCGCTACAAGCGTGATGGGGATGGATTCACGCTTGCCACCGACGCGGCAACCCTTGCCGGACTGAAACCCGCGTTTCGCAAGGGCGGCACAGTCACGGCGGGCAACGCCAGCGGCCTGAACGACGGCGCGGCGGCACTGGTGCTGATGAGTGCGGGCAAAGCGCGTGAACTGGGCATTACGCCGCTGGCCCGCTGGGTGGGTGCGGCCTCGGCAGGTGTCGACCCCCGTGTGATGGGATTGGGGCCGATTCCGGCGACCCGCAAACTGCTCTCTCGCACAGGCGTCGACCTGAACCAAATAGACCTGATCGAACTGAATGAGGCCTTTGCCGCTCAAGCTCTGGCATGTATTCGGGAATTGGGACTGGATGGGGAGCGGGTGAATGTGAACGGCGGCGGCATCGCACTCGGCCACCCGTTGGGCATGAGTGGAGCGCGGTTGGTGGTGGCCCTCACGCATGAACTGCAGGCGCGGGGCGGACGCTACGGTTTGGCGACCCTGTGCGTCGGCGTCGGCCAGGGCGAAGCGGCCCTGATCGAGCGAGTTGAAGCAAATCAGGTGGAGGCATGA
- a CDS encoding 3-oxoacid CoA-transferase has product MKTVPIISAQGAAALVKSGDRLLVGGFGMTGNPVHLIHALAETDTGDLTYIANNVSEPGLSGGLLLRNGQLRKAIGSYFTSNPEAVKAHMAGTLEVELMPQGTLAEAIRAGGAGLGGFYTPTAAGTLIAGGAETKMLNGREMVFVPALRGNVAFIRAWRADTAGNLQYRLTEQNFNAGMATAADLVIAEVEEIVEVGHIAPEHVHTPGLYVDYLVQAHLTLADLGSSADVRGGAKRVDAARLNMARRALQELRPGAVVNLGIGIPTLVADLITPAHAVNLHTENGMLGVGPAPQDGGAMDYPVNAGKIPVTALPGASYFDSAASFGMIRGGHVDIAVMGGLQVDAAGNLANWAVPGKPLLGVGGAMDLAGGAGRLIILMTHTDPDGTPKIVPRCTLPLTTSGAVDMIITDKAVFEFVNGDLTLTELMPGATLEQVRATTGTSFREALQTTEAEPV; this is encoded by the coding sequence ATGAAAACTGTACCGATCATCTCCGCACAAGGGGCGGCGGCGCTGGTCAAGTCCGGAGACCGACTCTTGGTGGGCGGCTTTGGCATGACTGGAAACCCGGTGCATCTGATACATGCGCTGGCCGAAACGGACACAGGCGACCTGACCTATATCGCCAACAACGTGTCCGAGCCGGGTCTCAGTGGAGGTTTACTGCTCCGCAACGGACAACTGAGGAAGGCTATCGGCTCGTATTTCACCTCTAACCCGGAAGCGGTGAAGGCGCATATGGCGGGCACGCTAGAAGTGGAATTGATGCCGCAGGGCACGCTGGCGGAAGCGATCCGGGCGGGCGGAGCAGGTCTGGGCGGTTTCTATACCCCCACTGCTGCTGGAACCCTGATTGCCGGGGGCGCTGAAACGAAGATGCTGAACGGGCGCGAGATGGTGTTTGTGCCGGCCCTGCGCGGCAATGTGGCGTTTATTCGGGCTTGGCGGGCCGATACGGCAGGCAACCTGCAGTACCGCCTGACCGAGCAGAATTTCAATGCGGGTATGGCGACGGCTGCCGACCTCGTGATTGCAGAAGTGGAAGAAATCGTAGAGGTGGGGCACATCGCGCCCGAACACGTGCATACGCCCGGCCTGTACGTGGATTATCTGGTGCAGGCACACCTGACCTTGGCCGACTTGGGCAGCAGCGCCGATGTGCGGGGCGGGGCCAAACGGGTGGACGCAGCCCGCCTGAACATGGCCCGCCGCGCCCTTCAGGAATTGCGGCCCGGCGCGGTGGTGAACCTCGGTATCGGCATTCCAACTCTGGTGGCCGACCTAATCACGCCCGCACACGCCGTGAATCTGCACACCGAAAACGGCATGCTGGGCGTGGGGCCAGCCCCTCAGGACGGCGGCGCGATGGATTATCCAGTGAATGCAGGCAAGATTCCCGTGACTGCCCTGCCGGGGGCCAGTTACTTTGATTCGGCGGCCAGCTTCGGCATGATCCGGGGCGGGCATGTCGATATTGCTGTAATGGGCGGCCTGCAGGTGGACGCGGCGGGTAATCTGGCAAATTGGGCTGTACCGGGTAAACCGCTGCTGGGTGTGGGCGGCGCGATGGATTTGGCGGGCGGGGCAGGACGCCTGATTATCCTGATGACCCACACCGACCCTGACGGCACACCCAAAATCGTGCCGCGCTGCACCCTGCCGCTGACCACATCGGGCGCGGTGGATATGATCATCACGGACAAGGCCGTGTTCGAGTTCGTGAATGGCGACCTGACGCTGACCGAACTCATGCCCGGAGCGACGCTGGAACAGGTGAGGGCCACGACTGGAACGAGCTTCCGCGAGGCGCTTCAGACTACCGAGGCGGAGCCAGTTTAA
- a CDS encoding TCR/Tet family MFS transporter — translation MRSRPAAMIFILLTALIDIIGIGLIIPVLPGLVKELAGSEVAGARTIGLLTAAYAVMQFIFAPILGALSDRFGRRPVILFALLGMGLDYLLLAFAPNLTWLFVGRILAGITGASLTVANAYIADVSPPEDRAKNFGLLGATFGVGFILGPALGGLLGEYGLRVPFLVAAALTGLNVLYGLFVLPESLPASARAKAMKRSDLNPLLPLKALGEYPILRSLALTFVVLGLAGQVIFSTWVLYTEKVLSWSPGQNGLALAFFGLLTAAVQGGLIGPFIARFGDRRTIITGLIASIFEFLLLSVARSGALLYASLVMGAVGGLAGPAIQGLISRQVSETEQGRVQGAITSLNSLVAVVGPIVATAVYAAGVSGGFPGAAFLMGALLSVAGTLLILSVLRSIPGTGRDTARAEAKEA, via the coding sequence ATGCGTTCCCGTCCTGCCGCCATGATTTTCATTCTGCTCACCGCTCTCATCGACATCATTGGCATTGGACTGATCATTCCGGTGCTGCCGGGCTTGGTCAAGGAACTGGCTGGGTCAGAGGTCGCGGGTGCCCGCACCATCGGCCTGCTGACGGCGGCCTACGCGGTCATGCAGTTTATTTTCGCGCCGATTCTGGGTGCCCTGAGTGACCGCTTCGGGCGGCGGCCTGTGATTCTGTTCGCGTTGTTGGGCATGGGACTGGATTACCTGCTGCTGGCGTTTGCTCCCAACTTGACCTGGTTGTTCGTGGGCCGCATTCTGGCAGGCATCACGGGTGCAAGTCTGACGGTTGCCAATGCCTACATTGCCGATGTGTCGCCGCCCGAAGACCGCGCCAAGAACTTTGGATTGCTGGGGGCCACCTTCGGCGTAGGTTTCATTCTCGGCCCAGCGTTGGGCGGGTTGCTCGGCGAGTACGGGTTGCGCGTGCCCTTTTTGGTGGCGGCGGCCCTGACTGGGCTAAACGTATTGTACGGCCTGTTTGTTCTGCCAGAATCGTTGCCTGCCAGCGCCCGCGCCAAGGCCATGAAACGCAGCGACCTGAACCCGCTATTGCCCCTGAAGGCGCTGGGCGAGTACCCCATTTTGCGGAGCCTCGCGCTGACCTTCGTGGTGCTGGGTCTCGCCGGGCAGGTCATTTTCAGTACGTGGGTGCTGTACACCGAAAAAGTGCTGAGTTGGAGTCCGGGGCAAAACGGCCTGGCACTGGCCTTTTTTGGCCTGCTCACGGCGGCGGTGCAGGGCGGCCTGATCGGGCCATTCATCGCCCGCTTCGGAGACCGGCGCACCATCATCACGGGCCTGATTGCCTCTATTTTTGAATTTTTGCTGCTTAGTGTGGCCCGCAGCGGCGCGCTCCTGTACGCCTCACTGGTCATGGGGGCTGTGGGCGGACTGGCTGGCCCCGCCATTCAGGGCCTCATTTCCCGGCAGGTCAGCGAAACCGAACAGGGCCGTGTGCAGGGCGCGATCACCAGCCTCAATAGCTTGGTGGCCGTCGTTGGGCCGATTGTCGCCACCGCCGTGTATGCCGCTGGGGTCAGTGGCGGTTTTCCCGGCGCAGCCTTCCTGATGGGCGCACTGCTGTCGGTGGCCGGAACACTGCTGATTTTGAGCGTGCTGCGCAGCATACCAGGGACTGGGCGGGATACTGCGCGGGCCGAGGCGAAAGAGGCCTAA